In one Bacillus sp. PK3_68 genomic region, the following are encoded:
- a CDS encoding twin-arginine translocase TatA/TatE family subunit — MGLSVGSIILIAGAAILIFGPKKLPELGRAAGDTLKEFKNATKGLADDDKPEDKKDPQ; from the coding sequence ATGGGATTAAGTGTAGGCAGTATTATATTGATTGCTGGAGCAGCAATATTAATCTTCGGACCGAAAAAACTCCCTGAGCTTGGACGCGCGGCAGGCGACACGTTGAAAGAATTTAAGAATGCCACGAAAGGGCTGGCGGACGACGATAAACCAGAGGATAAGAAGGATCCTCAGTAA